The Thioalkalivibrio sulfidiphilus HL-EbGr7 genome includes a window with the following:
- a CDS encoding substrate-binding periplasmic protein: MPSRKRIVTRLINTWVAFCLLFSSGLAGAQSQTPPRSLDELVWITEEYAPYNYAQDGQVTGVAVDILVKIWERLGVNRTVADIQLLPWARGYRMALDQPGTCLFSTTVTDARRELFTFVEPIMDASISIIAPRDRGLEVADVAALAPYRIGVVREDIGDQLLQEEGFSGTYVRTDSARILIRMLRGERFDAAAYNERVANWVMVQEGIDPALYEPALVLREGYMGYACHKDTDPALIAQLQDALDALIADGTVAEITNRYLQ, translated from the coding sequence ATGCCCTCCCGCAAGCGAATCGTTACGCGTCTGATCAACACATGGGTCGCTTTCTGTCTGCTGTTCTCCTCGGGCCTCGCCGGGGCCCAGTCCCAGACCCCTCCCCGCAGCCTGGACGAGTTGGTATGGATTACCGAGGAGTATGCCCCCTATAACTATGCACAGGATGGCCAGGTCACCGGTGTGGCGGTGGATATCCTGGTCAAGATATGGGAACGCCTGGGCGTCAACAGGACAGTCGCGGACATCCAGCTCCTGCCTTGGGCCCGGGGCTATCGCATGGCTCTGGATCAGCCGGGCACCTGCCTGTTCTCCACCACGGTCACCGATGCACGCCGGGAGCTGTTCACTTTTGTAGAGCCGATCATGGATGCCAGCATCAGCATCATTGCCCCGAGGGATCGCGGACTGGAGGTCGCTGACGTGGCCGCCCTGGCCCCCTACCGCATCGGCGTGGTGCGAGAGGACATCGGCGATCAGTTGCTCCAGGAGGAAGGCTTCAGCGGCACCTATGTGCGCACCGATTCCGCGCGTATCCTGATTCGCATGTTGCGGGGCGAACGCTTCGATGCCGCCGCCTACAATGAGCGGGTGGCCAACTGGGTGATGGTCCAGGAGGGTATCGACCCCGCACTCTATGAACCGGCGCTGGTGCTGCGTGAGGGGTATATGGGCTATGCGTGCCACAAGGACACCGACCCGGCGCTCATCGCCCAACTCCAGGACGCACTGGATGCCCTGATCGCCGACGGTACAGTGGCGGAGATTACCAACCGATATCTGCAGTGA
- a CDS encoding PP2C family protein-serine/threonine phosphatase: protein MRQTDGASTDATRGIPFTASLTFRQAAVTLLIVAVLGLLAGMVELGADWKSMRAEIQEHTHRSLELVSGSAAEAAFQFNDELAGQVVDGLFAHREMEQVVLRDNFGGVIAERQRHDLAEPGALVQRLFGDITRYSVNLSHSVGGASASSVGALEVTLAPGEIGARFVERGLVIFVVGLAKAVIISALVVLIFFFMITRPLIGLHTAITRIDPTRPGHWPRPSFPRHEKDELGQIVTGLDNLMQAFQQGLEQRDRARDENMRLGAELDVSRRIQQILLPSRAELDAIEGLDIATHMEAAQEVGGDYYDILSHEDGVRIGIGDVTGHGLESGVVMLMTQSAVRTLLTSREKDMVRVMDVLNTTIYNNVQRMGCGKNLTLALLDYTMATAAELPAVAGHLRISGQHETVIIARHDGHMEVVDTDELGFPIGLVEEMAHFVGEINLDLHQGDVVVLYTDGITEAADEQHRLYGQDRLMEMIASHRAESAEFIKDAIINDVKRHIGNQTLYDDLTLVILKQK from the coding sequence GTGAGGCAGACGGACGGCGCGAGCACTGATGCCACGCGAGGCATCCCCTTCACAGCCAGTCTGACCTTCCGCCAGGCTGCGGTGACCTTGCTCATCGTGGCGGTGCTGGGTCTGCTGGCCGGCATGGTGGAACTGGGCGCCGACTGGAAGTCCATGCGCGCCGAGATCCAGGAACACACCCATCGCAGTCTGGAACTGGTCAGCGGCTCCGCCGCCGAGGCCGCTTTCCAGTTCAACGATGAACTGGCGGGTCAGGTGGTGGACGGTCTGTTTGCCCACCGGGAAATGGAACAGGTGGTACTGCGGGATAATTTCGGAGGCGTCATCGCAGAGCGTCAGCGTCACGACCTGGCTGAACCGGGTGCGCTGGTGCAGCGCCTGTTCGGTGACATCACGCGTTACTCCGTTAATCTGAGTCACAGCGTTGGCGGGGCGTCGGCCTCCAGCGTGGGCGCCCTGGAAGTGACGCTCGCCCCCGGCGAGATCGGCGCCCGCTTCGTGGAGCGGGGTCTGGTGATCTTTGTGGTGGGTCTGGCCAAGGCGGTGATCATCTCCGCCCTGGTGGTACTGATCTTCTTTTTCATGATCACCCGCCCCCTGATCGGTCTGCATACCGCCATCACGCGCATAGATCCTACCCGTCCCGGACATTGGCCCCGGCCGAGCTTCCCGCGCCACGAGAAGGACGAACTGGGCCAGATCGTGACCGGCCTGGACAATCTCATGCAGGCCTTTCAGCAGGGTCTGGAACAGCGTGACCGGGCCCGGGACGAGAACATGCGCCTGGGTGCCGAGTTGGACGTCTCCCGTCGCATCCAGCAGATCCTGCTGCCCTCACGGGCGGAGCTGGATGCCATCGAGGGCCTGGACATCGCCACCCACATGGAGGCGGCTCAGGAGGTGGGCGGCGATTACTACGACATCCTCAGTCACGAGGACGGCGTGCGCATCGGTATCGGTGACGTGACCGGTCACGGACTCGAGAGTGGCGTGGTGATGCTCATGACCCAGAGCGCCGTGCGCACCCTGCTCACCAGCCGTGAGAAGGACATGGTGCGCGTCATGGACGTACTCAACACCACCATCTACAACAACGTGCAGCGCATGGGCTGCGGCAAGAACCTGACCCTTGCCCTGCTGGATTACACCATGGCAACTGCTGCCGAACTACCTGCGGTGGCGGGCCACCTGCGTATCAGCGGCCAGCATGAAACGGTCATTATCGCCCGCCATGACGGACACATGGAGGTGGTGGACACCGACGAACTCGGCTTCCCCATCGGCCTGGTGGAGGAGATGGCCCATTTCGTGGGTGAGATCAATCTGGATCTGCACCAGGGGGATGTGGTGGTGCTCTACACCGATGGCATCACCGAGGCGGCCGACGAGCAGCATCGCCTCTATGGACAGGATCGACTGATGGAGATGATCGCCAGCCATCGTGCCGAGTCAGCGGAATTCATCAAGGACGCCATCATCAACGACGTGAAACGTCACATCGGAAACCAGACGCTCTACGATGACCTCACCCTGGTCATCCTGAAGCAGAAATAA
- a CDS encoding slr1659 superfamily regulator: protein MHCFSGEGYKIELDDTSNTVRMSGALRLGGLSEYAPISELLENALDGREALIIDLSALEFLNSSGIATLSKFVITARNRNDCRLAIQGSNAIAWQGKSLNNLKRLMPALELNFD, encoded by the coding sequence ATGCATTGTTTTTCCGGTGAGGGTTACAAGATCGAGCTGGACGATACCAGCAACACCGTGCGCATGAGCGGCGCCCTGCGCCTGGGCGGTCTGTCGGAGTACGCCCCCATCTCCGAGTTGCTGGAGAATGCCCTGGATGGCCGCGAGGCACTGATCATCGATCTGAGCGCTCTGGAGTTCCTCAACAGTTCCGGGATTGCCACCCTGTCAAAATTTGTCATCACTGCCCGTAATCGCAACGATTGCCGTCTGGCCATTCAGGGTTCCAATGCCATCGCCTGGCAGGGCAAGTCGCTCAACAACCTGAAGCGACTGATGCCCGCCCTTGAGCTGAATTTCGATTGA
- a CDS encoding slr1658 superfamily regulator: MTQDHGQIREIRHDRNTESLDLSFWPGSLPLKQRWRNNGLSADFLGDYVTTFFPLDETDPSTRARQSEIRGAVSFIANELLENAMKFHDESLPEPITMRLCLFPEEIVFQQGNATGSEAADSFRAFVERLRDSDPNELYIQQLEEGAVSEGSAGLGYLTMINDYGAELAWRFEPLVSHGFRVTTQVTIKI, encoded by the coding sequence ATGACTCAGGATCACGGGCAGATCAGGGAAATCCGGCACGACCGTAACACGGAATCCCTCGACCTGTCGTTCTGGCCCGGTTCCCTTCCGCTCAAGCAGCGCTGGCGCAACAACGGCCTGTCCGCCGATTTTCTGGGCGATTACGTCACCACCTTCTTTCCCCTGGACGAGACGGACCCGTCCACCCGGGCCCGCCAGAGCGAGATCCGCGGGGCGGTCAGCTTCATCGCCAATGAGCTTCTGGAAAATGCCATGAAGTTCCACGATGAATCGCTCCCGGAACCCATCACCATGCGGTTGTGTCTGTTCCCGGAGGAGATCGTGTTCCAGCAGGGTAATGCCACGGGCAGCGAGGCTGCGGACAGCTTTCGTGCCTTCGTGGAGCGCTTGCGCGACTCGGATCCCAACGAACTCTACATCCAGCAGTTGGAGGAAGGCGCAGTCTCGGAGGGCAGCGCGGGACTCGGCTACCTGACCATGATCAACGACTACGGGGCTGAGCTTGCCTGGAGATTCGAGCCCCTGGTATCCCATGGCTTTCGCGTCACCACCCAGGTGACCATAAAAATCTGA
- a CDS encoding GGDEF domain-containing protein, giving the protein MSGSTPYIQVLDIEQTLTELNEMVSRLRQERDDLEIALTTAVEHGDAIEEQLETANRQLQNEVRERRTIERQLRDLVATITQKSRDLEVVLQTITEHADQIDLHWLQRYIESETSARQDPLTGLANRRMLDEAMEREWSRARRQGQPLAMLMCDVDHFKPYNDRYGHQAGDECLCRLAELFQDLLHREGDLVARYGGEEFVVLLPNTDEIGALRVAQGIQDALRNLDLGHEDTPQGRLTLSIGLAALVPDHDDRSTLLAEVDRRLYLAKQQGRDRIVHAADHNNNSREDINDSGSRADQGNPARP; this is encoded by the coding sequence ATGTCCGGCAGTACCCCCTACATCCAGGTCCTCGATATCGAGCAGACCCTGACCGAACTCAATGAGATGGTCAGCCGCCTGCGCCAGGAGCGCGACGACCTGGAGATCGCCCTGACCACCGCCGTGGAGCATGGCGACGCCATCGAGGAACAGCTGGAGACGGCCAACCGCCAGTTGCAGAACGAGGTGCGCGAACGCCGGACCATTGAGAGGCAGCTGCGCGACCTGGTGGCGACCATTACCCAGAAGAGCCGGGATCTGGAGGTGGTGCTGCAGACCATCACCGAGCATGCCGATCAGATCGACCTGCACTGGCTGCAGCGCTACATCGAATCCGAGACCTCCGCCCGCCAGGACCCGCTCACCGGCCTGGCCAACCGCCGCATGCTGGACGAGGCCATGGAACGCGAGTGGTCGCGGGCACGACGCCAGGGTCAGCCCCTGGCGATGCTCATGTGTGACGTTGACCACTTCAAACCCTACAACGACCGCTATGGCCACCAGGCCGGGGATGAGTGTCTCTGCCGGCTGGCCGAGCTGTTTCAGGACCTGCTTCACCGTGAAGGCGATCTCGTGGCGCGTTATGGTGGTGAGGAATTCGTGGTGTTGCTCCCGAACACGGATGAAATCGGTGCCCTGCGGGTGGCCCAGGGTATTCAGGATGCGTTGCGGAATCTTGACCTTGGCCATGAGGACACCCCCCAGGGCCGCCTGACCCTCAGCATCGGCCTCGCCGCGCTGGTCCCCGACCACGACGACCGCAGCACCCTGCTGGCGGAAGTGGACCGCCGTCTCTACCTGGCCAAGCAGCAGGGGCGCGACCGGATCGTCCATGCTGCCGATCACAACAACAACTCACGGGAGGACATCAATGACTCAGGATCACGGGCAGATCAGGGAAATCCGGCACGACCGTAA
- a CDS encoding sulfite exporter TauE/SafE family protein has protein sequence MSLEQALLLLAAGALSGFLNVMSAGGSMLTLPVLMFMGLDSTTANGTNRVGIVLQNITATWKYRSAGHRHLRLGLKLSVPAVLGAIVGAWVATLVGEDLFRWILILVMVGSSVLMLLPMPVHRETLYLDESHLRWPVILVMAVIGFYGGFIQVAVGILFIVLLYRILRIDLVQVNILKVLVVLIYMLPALGIFVATGNVHWGFGLVLAVGSMAGAWLAAHMTLGPRGAVWIKRITLAIIAAIIVKLLMDM, from the coding sequence ATGAGCCTGGAACAGGCATTGCTGCTGCTCGCGGCAGGGGCCCTGTCGGGTTTCCTCAACGTGATGAGCGCAGGCGGCTCCATGCTCACCCTGCCGGTGCTCATGTTCATGGGCCTGGACAGCACCACCGCCAACGGCACCAACCGGGTGGGCATCGTGCTGCAGAACATCACCGCCACCTGGAAGTACCGCAGCGCCGGGCACCGTCACCTGCGCCTGGGTCTGAAGCTCTCGGTGCCGGCCGTGCTGGGGGCCATCGTCGGGGCCTGGGTGGCCACCCTGGTGGGCGAGGACCTGTTCCGCTGGATCCTGATCCTTGTGATGGTGGGCTCCTCGGTGCTCATGCTGCTGCCCATGCCGGTGCACCGGGAGACCCTGTACCTGGACGAGAGCCATCTGCGCTGGCCGGTGATCCTGGTCATGGCGGTGATCGGCTTCTACGGCGGCTTCATCCAGGTGGCCGTGGGCATCCTGTTCATCGTCCTGCTCTACCGCATCCTGCGCATCGACCTGGTGCAGGTGAACATCCTCAAGGTGCTGGTGGTGCTGATCTACATGCTCCCTGCCCTGGGCATCTTCGTCGCCACCGGCAACGTGCACTGGGGCTTCGGCCTGGTGCTGGCCGTGGGCAGCATGGCCGGGGCCTGGCTGGCGGCCCACATGACCCTGGGGCCTCGCGGGGCTGTGTGGATCAAGCGCATCACCCTGGCGATCATCGCGGCGATCATCGTCAAGTTGTTGATGGACATGTGA
- a CDS encoding TRAP transporter permease, translating into MSETSVAVTRLSDWYADLPPLQRGLRLAAEVLFYLVGAYFFFHLSRYFVTGAGGPTLLAVVGVPLTICIVYLNDLRRGDLYPRLGHVAPFLIALVYCAICLYAIHYLVREFDEIRIYRLGLWNTHDLAVGVAVAALVMEYTRRRYFALFVLNILLILYTVYGYLVPGLFNHPGMTWNRVASAVSVEMSTGVFERLPQLGLTLIGSFILVLAALRAFGCIDSILLGSTRIAVRSPRLLPQAAVIGSFGVAAVSGSGAANAATTGTATIPVLIKAGFPRVTAAAVETASSLGGQLMPPLMGIAAFLMADYLGTSYFEVVARGFAPAIIFYIGVAFAVWMLAGRYYKRAVSPRAEPMNFMDWANIAAYFIAVAGLIYFMGVERRPAMAAAQTVFSYLFIFLALAFIVRSIKGRKYSFTWFTRPLLRMIESYASITAELTILLATLGILTATFTITGVPTKVGILLMEGAGINLALMVLVGFGFGYIIGMGLPVAPTYIIIAIVVSPFMIRAGVDPWVVHFFAFMVAVFGELSPPTSVTAAVTSRIAEAPFVRTMMVAMVICMPLMLMMGAVFTRPELVVTPGLAQLPAFVLVLIGTLAISFALQGSFGYARGPDILLRLVLAGIAGGAVFHPDNTTAAAFAAPALAMSLFGVWRYRRYAV; encoded by the coding sequence ATGAGCGAGACCTCCGTCGCCGTCACAAGGCTGTCGGACTGGTATGCGGATCTGCCACCCCTGCAACGCGGGTTGCGGCTGGCGGCGGAGGTCCTGTTCTATCTCGTCGGGGCGTATTTCTTCTTCCACCTGTCCCGGTACTTCGTCACCGGGGCGGGTGGCCCTACCCTGCTGGCGGTGGTGGGCGTGCCGCTCACCATCTGCATCGTCTACCTCAACGACCTGCGCCGGGGGGATCTCTACCCGCGGCTGGGCCATGTGGCGCCGTTTCTCATCGCGCTGGTCTATTGCGCGATCTGTCTCTATGCCATCCACTACCTGGTGCGCGAGTTCGACGAGATCCGCATCTACCGCCTGGGGCTGTGGAACACCCACGACCTGGCGGTGGGCGTGGCCGTGGCCGCCCTGGTGATGGAGTACACCCGCAGGCGCTACTTCGCGCTGTTCGTGTTGAACATCCTCCTGATCCTCTACACGGTCTACGGCTACCTGGTGCCGGGCCTCTTTAACCACCCGGGCATGACCTGGAACCGGGTGGCCAGCGCGGTGAGCGTGGAGATGTCCACCGGGGTGTTCGAGCGTCTGCCCCAGCTGGGGCTCACCCTGATCGGTTCCTTTATCCTGGTGCTGGCGGCGCTGCGCGCCTTCGGCTGCATCGACTCCATCCTGTTGGGCTCAACCCGCATTGCCGTGCGCTCCCCTCGCCTGCTGCCCCAGGCGGCGGTGATCGGCTCCTTCGGTGTGGCTGCGGTCTCCGGCTCCGGGGCCGCTAACGCGGCCACCACGGGCACTGCCACCATCCCGGTGCTCATCAAGGCCGGCTTTCCCCGGGTCACGGCGGCGGCGGTGGAGACCGCCTCCTCCCTGGGTGGGCAGCTCATGCCGCCGCTCATGGGCATCGCCGCCTTCCTCATGGCCGATTACCTGGGCACCAGCTACTTCGAGGTGGTGGCCCGGGGTTTTGCACCGGCCATCATCTTCTACATTGGGGTCGCCTTCGCGGTGTGGATGCTGGCGGGACGCTATTACAAGCGTGCCGTATCGCCCAGGGCCGAGCCCATGAATTTCATGGACTGGGCCAACATCGCCGCCTACTTCATCGCCGTCGCAGGCCTGATCTATTTCATGGGTGTCGAGCGCCGGCCCGCCATGGCCGCGGCCCAGACGGTGTTCAGCTACCTGTTCATCTTCCTGGCGCTCGCGTTTATCGTGCGCAGCATCAAGGGCCGGAAGTATTCCTTCACCTGGTTCACGCGCCCCCTGCTGCGCATGATCGAATCCTATGCCAGCATCACGGCGGAGCTGACCATCCTGCTGGCCACCCTGGGCATCCTCACCGCCACCTTCACCATCACCGGTGTCCCCACCAAGGTGGGCATCCTGCTCATGGAAGGCGCCGGCATCAATCTGGCGCTGATGGTGCTGGTGGGCTTCGGCTTCGGCTACATCATCGGCATGGGCCTGCCCGTGGCGCCCACCTACATCATCATCGCCATCGTGGTCTCGCCGTTCATGATCCGCGCCGGCGTCGACCCCTGGGTGGTGCACTTCTTCGCCTTCATGGTGGCGGTGTTCGGTGAACTGTCACCGCCCACCTCGGTGACCGCAGCCGTCACCTCGCGCATCGCGGAAGCGCCCTTCGTGCGCACCATGATGGTGGCCATGGTGATCTGCATGCCGCTGATGCTCATGATGGGTGCCGTGTTCACCCGGCCGGAACTGGTGGTGACGCCGGGTCTCGCCCAGCTGCCGGCCTTTGTCCTGGTGCTGATCGGAACGCTGGCCATCAGCTTTGCCCTGCAGGGCAGCTTCGGTTATGCGCGCGGCCCGGACATCCTGCTTCGTCTCGTGCTCGCGGGCATCGCCGGCGGCGCCGTGTTCCATCCCGACAACACCACCGCCGCGGCCTTCGCCGCACCCGCCCTGGCCATGAGCCTGTTCGGCGTCTGGCGCTACCGCCGGTACGCGGTCTGA
- a CDS encoding TAXI family TRAP transporter solute-binding subunit, translating into MKYRLMAAIAGLLIAFPLGLSQIPTAEAQQVKQIRWATSAVGSAGHRAKVALMAMLNREMPDYSITVLPTPGALATVRGYATNQFDGYYGADIAFRELATDSGRFRGFSAQMQREPVQSFWAYTMEVGLGVRAADRERYSGWGDLRGRPVFSGPAPWDVRAQLERAMETLEVGHRYVELDLGLAASSLAERNIDAFIIYSTGESNPAPWVNEAMTATDVAALNPSEAEIAKLRAAGLDVVEVDGSVFRNARVDKVVLVPFFYGFHVGLEVPEEDVYRKLMTIEANAAELAQSDSAFRQIAADMVGIQRRGVAASVDSVKVHPGLARYLREKGAWDDAWNDRIASR; encoded by the coding sequence ATGAAATACCGCCTGATGGCAGCCATCGCAGGTCTGCTCATCGCCTTCCCGCTGGGACTCTCGCAGATCCCTACCGCCGAGGCCCAACAGGTCAAGCAGATCCGCTGGGCCACCTCGGCCGTGGGTTCCGCCGGGCACCGGGCCAAGGTGGCGCTGATGGCCATGCTGAACCGGGAGATGCCCGATTACTCCATCACCGTGCTGCCCACCCCCGGGGCACTCGCCACGGTGCGCGGTTATGCCACCAACCAGTTCGACGGCTACTACGGTGCCGATATCGCCTTCCGCGAGCTGGCCACCGATTCGGGTCGTTTCCGCGGCTTTTCGGCGCAGATGCAGCGCGAGCCGGTGCAGTCCTTCTGGGCCTACACCATGGAGGTGGGCCTGGGGGTGCGTGCCGCGGACCGCGAGCGCTATTCCGGCTGGGGTGACCTGCGTGGCCGTCCGGTGTTCAGCGGCCCCGCCCCCTGGGATGTGCGCGCCCAGCTGGAGCGGGCCATGGAGACCCTGGAGGTCGGTCATCGCTACGTGGAGCTGGACCTGGGGCTTGCGGCCTCCTCCCTGGCGGAGCGCAATATCGACGCCTTCATCATCTACAGCACCGGTGAGTCCAACCCCGCCCCCTGGGTGAACGAGGCCATGACGGCCACCGATGTGGCCGCACTCAATCCCTCCGAGGCTGAGATCGCGAAGCTGCGCGCCGCAGGACTGGACGTGGTGGAAGTGGACGGCAGCGTGTTCCGCAACGCCCGCGTGGACAAGGTGGTGCTGGTGCCCTTCTTCTACGGCTTCCACGTGGGTCTGGAAGTCCCCGAGGAGGACGTCTACCGCAAGCTCATGACCATCGAGGCCAACGCGGCAGAACTGGCCCAGTCCGATTCCGCCTTCCGCCAGATCGCCGCCGACATGGTGGGCATCCAGCGCCGCGGCGTGGCCGCCTCGGTGGATTCCGTGAAGGTGCATCCGGGCCTGGCCCGTTATCTGCGGGAAAAAGGCGCCTGGGACGACGCCTGGAACGATCGCATCGCCTCACGCTAA
- the ubiG gene encoding bifunctional 2-polyprenyl-6-hydroxyphenol methylase/3-demethylubiquinol 3-O-methyltransferase UbiG, whose protein sequence is MASHQTQAQPGSVDPEEVARYTALAEKWWDTTGPFWPLHTLNRLRVAYIRDRLCERLDRDPASARPLEGLKVLDIGCGGGILSESMARLGADVHGIDVTPRNIAVASLHAQGQDLPLRYETVSAEELAERGEQYDLVLNMEVVEHVADLPGFMAACNRLVRPGGYGFIATINRNPVSFLVAILGAEYLLRWLPRGTHQWRRFPKPGELESLLAADGLEVIERIGVRVTPFTRGMSLTRYLGVNYMLMTHRP, encoded by the coding sequence ATGGCCAGCCACCAGACCCAAGCCCAGCCCGGTTCCGTCGACCCGGAAGAAGTCGCCCGCTACACCGCCCTGGCGGAAAAGTGGTGGGACACCACGGGCCCGTTCTGGCCCCTGCACACCCTCAACCGGCTCCGGGTGGCCTACATCCGGGACCGGCTGTGCGAACGCCTGGACCGGGACCCGGCGTCAGCGCGCCCCCTGGAAGGCCTCAAGGTGCTGGACATCGGCTGTGGCGGCGGCATCCTCAGCGAATCCATGGCCCGTCTGGGCGCCGATGTCCACGGCATCGATGTCACGCCCCGCAACATCGCCGTTGCTTCCCTGCACGCCCAGGGCCAGGACCTGCCCCTGCGCTACGAGACAGTCTCCGCCGAGGAACTGGCCGAGCGGGGCGAGCAGTACGACCTGGTGCTGAACATGGAGGTGGTGGAGCACGTGGCCGACCTGCCGGGTTTCATGGCTGCCTGCAACCGCCTGGTACGCCCCGGCGGTTACGGCTTCATCGCCACCATCAACCGCAATCCGGTCTCATTCCTGGTGGCCATCCTGGGTGCCGAATACCTCCTGCGCTGGCTGCCCCGGGGCACCCACCAGTGGCGGCGATTCCCGAAGCCGGGGGAACTGGAATCCCTGCTGGCCGCGGATGGCCTTGAGGTCATCGAGCGCATCGGCGTGCGGGTAACCCCCTTCACCCGGGGCATGTCGCTTACTCGCTACCTGGGGGTGAACTACATGCTCATGACCCACAGGCCCTGA
- a CDS encoding DUF2256 domain-containing protein encodes MPGHRKPHLPERFCAICGRPFSWRRRWARCWEAVKYCSDACRRRRHQKEREVQ; translated from the coding sequence ATGCCGGGACACCGCAAACCGCATCTGCCGGAACGCTTCTGTGCCATATGCGGCAGGCCATTCAGCTGGCGACGGCGCTGGGCCCGGTGCTGGGAAGCGGTGAAGTACTGCTCCGACGCCTGCCGCCGGCGTCGCCACCAGAAAGAGAGAGAAGTGCAGTGA
- the sohB gene encoding protease SohB → MEFIQDYGLFLAKTLTLLFAALVLFGTLVALATRGRERTREQLTVKRLNDRYRDMERTLKHAMSGGRAAKKLVRQFKKESKAEEKARDENRPRVFVLRFHGDIRATHVDNLRQEVSAVLTQARPGQDRVVACIESGGGLVAPYGLGAAQLARLREAGVDLTVAVDRVAASGGYLMAAVANRIVAAPFAIVGSIGVVAQIPNVNRLLKRHDVDIEMHTAGQFKRTLTVLGENTPEGREKFKQELEEIHALFKGYLKRYRPTLDLDKLATGEHWYGEQALPLGLVDELATSDDLLMGLSKEADLYEVHYQKREPLARRITLAVEGAIERALHRDSV, encoded by the coding sequence ATGGAATTCATTCAGGACTATGGCCTGTTTCTCGCCAAGACCCTCACCCTGCTGTTCGCGGCCCTGGTGCTGTTCGGCACGCTCGTGGCCCTGGCGACCCGGGGGCGGGAGCGCACCCGGGAGCAGCTCACGGTCAAGCGCCTCAATGACCGCTACCGGGACATGGAACGCACCCTCAAGCACGCCATGTCCGGAGGACGCGCGGCCAAGAAACTGGTGCGCCAGTTCAAGAAGGAGTCGAAGGCGGAGGAAAAGGCCCGGGACGAGAACCGGCCCCGGGTGTTCGTACTGCGCTTTCACGGTGACATCCGCGCCACCCACGTGGACAACCTGCGCCAGGAGGTCTCGGCGGTGCTCACCCAGGCACGCCCCGGCCAGGATCGGGTGGTGGCCTGCATCGAGAGCGGCGGCGGCCTGGTGGCGCCCTACGGACTGGGTGCGGCACAACTGGCGCGGCTGCGGGAGGCAGGTGTGGATCTGACTGTGGCCGTGGACCGGGTGGCCGCGAGCGGCGGCTACCTCATGGCGGCGGTGGCCAACCGCATTGTCGCCGCCCCGTTCGCCATCGTCGGCTCCATCGGCGTGGTGGCACAGATCCCCAACGTCAACCGTCTGCTCAAGCGTCACGACGTGGACATCGAGATGCACACCGCCGGGCAGTTCAAGCGCACCCTGACCGTGCTGGGCGAGAACACCCCCGAGGGTCGTGAGAAGTTCAAGCAGGAACTGGAAGAGATCCACGCGTTGTTCAAGGGGTATCTGAAGCGTTACCGCCCTACCCTGGATCTGGACAAGCTCGCCACCGGCGAACACTGGTACGGCGAACAGGCTTTGCCGCTCGGCCTGGTGGACGAACTGGCCACCAGCGACGACCTGCTCATGGGGCTGTCAAAGGAGGCGGATCTCTACGAGGTCCATTACCAGAAGCGCGAACCACTGGCACGGCGCATCACCCTGGCGGTGGAAGGGGCCATTGAGCGGGCGCTGCACAGGGATTCCGTCTAG
- a CDS encoding LemA family protein has translation MEMKWVFLVLFIALLLFVVTVYNRLVTARNRYKNAFAQIDVQLTRRHDLIPNLVEVAQRYMAHEKDTLEAVIKARNQAASILEEVASDPGNVAAMQKLSGAEQGLSGVLGRLFALSENYPDLKANQNMMQLSEELTSTENRVAFARQAFNDAVMDYNVTREVFPNNLIANNFGFREAALLEVDAPEKREAVRVAFK, from the coding sequence ATGGAAATGAAATGGGTCTTCCTGGTTCTGTTCATCGCGTTGTTGCTGTTCGTCGTGACCGTCTACAACCGCCTGGTCACGGCCCGCAACCGCTACAAGAACGCCTTCGCCCAGATCGACGTGCAGCTCACCCGGCGCCACGACCTGATCCCCAACCTGGTGGAGGTGGCCCAGCGCTACATGGCCCATGAGAAGGACACCCTGGAAGCGGTGATCAAGGCCCGCAACCAGGCCGCGAGCATCCTCGAGGAGGTGGCGTCCGATCCAGGCAACGTCGCCGCCATGCAGAAACTCTCCGGTGCCGAGCAGGGGTTGTCCGGCGTGCTGGGCCGCCTGTTCGCCCTGTCCGAGAACTACCCGGATCTGAAGGCCAACCAGAACATGATGCAGCTCTCCGAGGAGCTCACCAGCACCGAGAACCGGGTGGCCTTCGCCCGCCAGGCCTTCAACGACGCGGTGATGGACTACAACGTCACCCGCGAGGTGTTCCCCAACAACCTGATCGCCAACAACTTCGGTTTCCGCGAGGCCGCGCTGCTGGAAGTGGACGCCCCGGAGAAGCGCGAGGCGGTGCGCGTCGCCTTCAAGTAA